A genome region from Coraliomargarita parva includes the following:
- a CDS encoding phosphate ABC transporter substrate-binding protein: MLRKSFIAIALLTCLFRTAGAETIVIMGSDTIGAKLVVLLAENFRAKMEARHTPVAFEISSEGSATALASVMEGKAEIGMSSKAPSSREKARASAKGAELRTITVAHDAIAIVVNAANPIESISLEELEMIYSGDVTDWSTITPEFTGEISAYTRNTASGTYSILQQVAMSSRDYGDNTRKMAGNEQIASEVASNAKGIGYVGLAYAQTPGLKIIPIEGVRPGEKEYPLARTLNFIIDSTKPLSPAANDFIGYTLSPEGQAVVSEVQFLPIY, from the coding sequence ATGCTACGTAAGTCCTTCATCGCCATAGCCCTGCTCACTTGCCTATTCCGCACCGCAGGGGCCGAAACCATCGTCATCATGGGTTCAGACACCATCGGGGCCAAACTCGTCGTCCTCCTGGCAGAAAACTTTCGCGCGAAAATGGAGGCACGTCACACCCCGGTCGCCTTTGAAATTTCTTCGGAAGGCTCCGCCACCGCGCTCGCATCTGTCATGGAGGGCAAGGCCGAAATCGGGATGTCCTCCAAAGCCCCCAGTAGCCGTGAAAAAGCCCGCGCCAGCGCAAAAGGTGCCGAATTACGCACCATCACGGTGGCCCACGATGCCATCGCCATTGTCGTCAATGCAGCCAACCCGATCGAATCGATCAGCCTCGAGGAACTCGAAATGATTTACTCCGGAGATGTGACCGACTGGTCGACCATCACTCCCGAATTTACCGGTGAGATCTCGGCCTACACACGCAATACGGCCTCCGGAACCTACAGCATCCTTCAACAGGTCGCGATGTCCTCGCGCGACTATGGCGACAACACCCGAAAAATGGCAGGAAACGAACAAATCGCATCCGAAGTCGCCAGCAATGCAAAGGGCATCGGTTATGTCGGCCTGGCTTACGCCCAGACGCCCGGCTTAAAGATCATCCCGATCGAAGGGGTCCGCCCCGGCGAAAAGGAGTATCCGCTGGCCCGGACACTGAATTTCATCATAGACAGCACCAAGCCCCTTTCCCCGGCAGCCAATGACTTCATCGGCTATACACTCAGTCCGGAGGGGCAGGCAGTGGTCTCGGAAGTCCAGTTCCTACCGATCTACTAA
- a CDS encoding porin, with protein MKTRNITKTAALFAAMMASTGFAVSNDALLDLLVQKGVISQDEASQVAKELEAERPVMVTAKSKAVKDLKLTGRLHMQYDNISNDDNRDSQNGFYFRRIYLGAEAKFANDWYGSIVGNFGGKDDSINVDKAVVGWKYDPKAEFEVGYTKVPFGFYETTSSSKIKTVERSIANRYFAEEDGLRFASRYTGVFVDGDLGAGFSYDAALVTADASNARDDDLVGYENGLGAFGRLEWKSEKTDMGQLLVGLDLGYKQDGSYFVDDSSNEGTGGVGMGDLFGYGLHANYSVGNFNLSGEFLGATVEDVAGEDVDVFGVTVIPSYKITDKWELVAAFSTIDTDGADLLDADDLVRRSNTGKGYDEGTSYYIGFNYYIIGNDLKLSGGYERASFESANGSSEVEIDAFRLRLQALF; from the coding sequence ATGAAAACACGTAACATTACCAAGACTGCTGCCCTGTTTGCTGCCATGATGGCCTCGACCGGTTTCGCAGTTTCCAATGACGCTCTTCTGGACCTGCTGGTTCAGAAAGGCGTGATTTCCCAGGATGAGGCGAGCCAGGTCGCCAAGGAACTTGAAGCCGAGCGTCCGGTCATGGTGACCGCGAAAAGCAAGGCGGTCAAAGACCTCAAGCTGACCGGTCGTCTCCATATGCAGTACGATAATATCAGCAATGACGACAATCGTGACTCGCAAAACGGTTTCTACTTCCGTCGCATTTATCTCGGTGCCGAGGCCAAGTTTGCGAACGACTGGTACGGCAGCATCGTGGGGAACTTCGGAGGCAAGGACGATAGTATCAACGTCGACAAGGCTGTGGTCGGGTGGAAGTACGATCCGAAGGCTGAGTTCGAAGTGGGTTACACCAAGGTTCCTTTCGGCTTCTATGAGACCACCTCGTCTTCCAAGATCAAGACCGTTGAACGTTCCATCGCGAACCGCTATTTCGCGGAAGAAGACGGCCTTCGTTTTGCTTCCCGCTATACGGGTGTCTTTGTGGACGGTGATCTCGGTGCCGGCTTCAGCTATGACGCCGCCTTGGTTACGGCGGATGCCAGTAATGCGCGTGACGATGATCTAGTCGGCTACGAAAATGGTCTGGGTGCCTTTGGTCGCCTTGAGTGGAAGAGCGAGAAGACCGACATGGGCCAACTGCTCGTAGGCCTTGATCTGGGCTACAAGCAGGACGGTTCCTACTTCGTGGATGATTCCAGCAACGAAGGTACGGGCGGCGTCGGTATGGGCGATCTGTTCGGATATGGCCTGCACGCCAATTACAGTGTCGGCAACTTCAATCTTAGCGGCGAATTCCTGGGCGCAACGGTCGAGGACGTCGCTGGTGAAGACGTTGATGTGTTTGGTGTGACAGTAATCCCGTCCTACAAGATCACGGACAAGTGGGAGCTGGTTGCCGCCTTTTCGACCATCGATACGGATGGTGCCGATCTGTTGGATGCGGATGATCTGGTCCGCCGCTCCAACACCGGCAAGGGCTATGACGAAGGGACTTCCTACTACATCGGTTTCAACTACTACATCATCGGCAACGACTTGAAGCTGAGTGGTGGTTACGAGCGTGCCTCTTTCGAGAGTGCCAATGGCTCAAGCGAAGTCGAGATCGACGCATTCCGTCTGCGTCTGCAGGCCTTGTTCTAG